Proteins encoded by one window of Paenibacillus urinalis:
- a CDS encoding rhodanese-like domain-containing protein — translation MNQVPEITPSELQARLQSGEALQMIDVREDEEVAAGMISGAKHIPLGQIPDRLSEIENTGEIIFICRSGYRSERACEYLAQQGYNGCTNLVGGMIAWNEQEG, via the coding sequence ATGAACCAAGTACCTGAAATTACACCTTCCGAGCTGCAAGCCCGGCTTCAATCCGGTGAAGCTCTACAGATGATTGATGTCCGTGAAGACGAAGAGGTCGCAGCCGGCATGATCTCCGGAGCTAAGCATATTCCTCTCGGTCAGATTCCGGACCGACTCTCTGAGATTGAGAATACGGGCGAAATTATCTTCATCTGCCGCAGCGGCTATCGCAGTGAAAGAGCCTGTGAGTATTTGGCTCAGCAAGGCTATAATGGCTGCACTAACCTGGTCGGCGGAATGATTGCCTGGAACGAACAAGAAGGCTAA